In Pseudopipra pipra isolate bDixPip1 chromosome 5, bDixPip1.hap1, whole genome shotgun sequence, the following proteins share a genomic window:
- the LOC135414033 gene encoding zinc finger protein 621-like isoform X2 encodes MKLVPSTDGQKLPSEKNPFFECPECGKGFKGHNRLLNHLQIHSRDKRFVCAECGKSFSRKANLVVHHRVHTGERPYKCKECEKAFSCASNLVTHHKTHLKKKAFSCTVCRKSFSGNKGLLQHQRVHTGEKPYRRPKGGNNSVSPNSIKHQHLREGPSAHTADANQPEFTSLHHKEEQRCSAERDHSKLVFEELKKVRENMDMLLLNQQSQLQVLKEIQKQLNILIPGNALVNSNVYSLGVLLGQQAAAAAAVSCPLLNPSSLLCENATALSPSSARGILPTTQLPSSQDLAASRTCSGLCCERVQCKHT; translated from the exons ATGAAACTCGTCCCCAGCACTGATGGCCAGAAACTGCCCTCAGAAAAGAATCCTTTCTTCGAGTGTCCAgaatgtgggaagggcttcaaggGGCACAACAGACTCCTGAACCATCTGCAAATCCACAGTAGAGACAAAAGGTTTGTGTGTgcagaatgtgggaagagctttagcaGGAAGGCCAACCTGGTGGTTCACCACAGAGTCCATACAGGAGAAAGGCCGTACAAGTGCAAGGAATGTGAGAAAGCCTTCAGCTGTGCCTCCAACCTTGTTACTCACCACAAGACCCATCTGAAAAAGAAAGCCTTCTCTTGCACCGTGTGCAGAAAAAGCTTCAGTGGCAACAAAGGTCTCCTGCAGCATCAGAGAGTCCATACGGGTGAGAAGCCCTACAGGCGTCCCAAGGGTGGGAACAACTCTGTGAGCCCAAACTCCATCAAACATCAACATTTGAGAGAGGGTCCCAGTGCCCACACAGCAG ATGCAAACCAACCTGAATTTACATCTCTGCATCATAAAGAAGAGCAAAGATGTAGTGCAGAGAGAGATCACTCCAAGCTTGTATTTGAAGAAT TGAAGAAAGTGAGGGAAAATATGGATATGCTTCTTCTAAATCAGCAAAGTCAGCTGCAGGTCCTGAAGGAAATTCAGAAACAACTGAATATTCTCATCCCTGGCAATGCCCTGGTGAATTCCAACGTTTACAGCTTGGGAGTTCTGCTGGGACAGCAGgcggctgcagcagctgctgtttcttGCCCCCTTCTCAATCCCAGCAGTCTCCTTTGTGAAAATGCCACTGCCTTATCCCCTTCATCTGCCCGTGGAATTCTGCCTACCACTCAGCTCCCAAGCTCTCAGGATCTTGCAGCTTCCAGAACTTGCTCAGGGTTGTGCTGTGAACGAGTCCAGTGCAAACACACATGA
- the LOC135414033 gene encoding zinc finger protein 629-like isoform X1 — protein sequence MEPTMESIFSIFQSPESNDSAGYPEGFVLRDTEEEEGIPEDLQQEELPQVPAAHSPERGAACNEPPPQKRDSMKLVPSTDGQKLPSEKNPFFECPECGKGFKGHNRLLNHLQIHSRDKRFVCAECGKSFSRKANLVVHHRVHTGERPYKCKECEKAFSCASNLVTHHKTHLKKKAFSCTVCRKSFSGNKGLLQHQRVHTGEKPYRRPKGGNNSVSPNSIKHQHLREGPSAHTADANQPEFTSLHHKEEQRCSAERDHSKLVFEELKKVRENMDMLLLNQQSQLQVLKEIQKQLNILIPGNALVNSNVYSLGVLLGQQAAAAAAVSCPLLNPSSLLCENATALSPSSARGILPTTQLPSSQDLAASRTCSGLCCERVQCKHT from the exons aTGGAGCCAACAATGGAGTCCATCTTTTCTATTTTCCAGAGCCCTGAAAGCAATGATTCTGCAGGATATCCAG AGGGCTTTGTTTTGAGGGAcactgaggaagaggaaggcaTCCCTGAAGACCTTCAGCAAGAGGAACTGCCTCAGGTACCTGCAGCCCACAGCCCAGAGAGGGGGGCAGCCTGTAATgagccccctccccaaaaaagaGACTCCATGAAACTCGTCCCCAGCACTGATGGCCAGAAACTGCCCTCAGAAAAGAATCCTTTCTTCGAGTGTCCAgaatgtgggaagggcttcaaggGGCACAACAGACTCCTGAACCATCTGCAAATCCACAGTAGAGACAAAAGGTTTGTGTGTgcagaatgtgggaagagctttagcaGGAAGGCCAACCTGGTGGTTCACCACAGAGTCCATACAGGAGAAAGGCCGTACAAGTGCAAGGAATGTGAGAAAGCCTTCAGCTGTGCCTCCAACCTTGTTACTCACCACAAGACCCATCTGAAAAAGAAAGCCTTCTCTTGCACCGTGTGCAGAAAAAGCTTCAGTGGCAACAAAGGTCTCCTGCAGCATCAGAGAGTCCATACGGGTGAGAAGCCCTACAGGCGTCCCAAGGGTGGGAACAACTCTGTGAGCCCAAACTCCATCAAACATCAACATTTGAGAGAGGGTCCCAGTGCCCACACAGCAG ATGCAAACCAACCTGAATTTACATCTCTGCATCATAAAGAAGAGCAAAGATGTAGTGCAGAGAGAGATCACTCCAAGCTTGTATTTGAAGAAT TGAAGAAAGTGAGGGAAAATATGGATATGCTTCTTCTAAATCAGCAAAGTCAGCTGCAGGTCCTGAAGGAAATTCAGAAACAACTGAATATTCTCATCCCTGGCAATGCCCTGGTGAATTCCAACGTTTACAGCTTGGGAGTTCTGCTGGGACAGCAGgcggctgcagcagctgctgtttcttGCCCCCTTCTCAATCCCAGCAGTCTCCTTTGTGAAAATGCCACTGCCTTATCCCCTTCATCTGCCCGTGGAATTCTGCCTACCACTCAGCTCCCAAGCTCTCAGGATCTTGCAGCTTCCAGAACTTGCTCAGGGTTGTGCTGTGAACGAGTCCAGTGCAAACACACATGA
- the LOC135414037 gene encoding zinc finger protein 239-like, whose translation MSGSEGDLQRDGLEAAQPCGDFFKRAASPPGCDGDVSLLPDTGMEKASRRSFQRRKDAVVQHRALLGEKPYISIECGQSFGRSSDLTRHQRIHSGERPQVCPDCGRSFGRRSHLIQHRRVHPGERPYPCRHCGKSFRQSAQLVQHQGSHTGERPHVCAKCGRNFYQSSGLLRHASSHSGEKPQRCPQCGKGFGDSSNLTAHQRLHTGERPYRCDDCSKCFRESSKLLIHRRVHTGEKPYLCPDCGKGFSQRLHLVQHHHTHTVPYKCAECGTGFGDNSTLIPHHWTHSGEKPFQCSHCDKSFTCHYYLLSH comes from the coding sequence ATGAGTGGCAGTGAGGGGGATCTCCAGCGGGATGGTCTggaggcagcccagccctgtggggaCTTTTTCAAGAGGGCAGCTTCTCCTCCGGGCTGTGACGGGGACGTGTCCCTTCTCCCAGACACCGGGATGGAGAAGGCTTCTCGCCGCAGTTTCCAGAGGCGCAAGGATGCTGTGGTGCAGCATCGGGCGCTCCTGGGGGAGAAGCCCTACATCTCCATCGAATGCGGGCAGAGCTTCGGCCGCAGCTCCGACCTGACCcgccaccagcgcatccacagcggggagaggccgCAGGTGTGTCCCGACTGCGGCAGGAGCTTCGGCCGCCGCTCCCACCTCATCCAGCACCGGCGCGTCCACCCGGGCGAGCGGCCGTACCCGTGCCGGcactgcgggaagagcttcaggcagagcgCCCAGCTGGTCCAGCACCAGGGCAGCCACACCGGCGAGAGGCCTCACGTCTGTGCCAAGTGCGGCAGGAACTTCTACCAGAGCTCGGGGCTGCTCCGCCACGCCAGCTCCCACTCCGGAGAGAAGCCCCAGAGGTGCCCCCAGTGCGGGAAGGGCTTCGGCGACAGCTCCAACCTCACCGCCCACCAGCGGCTCCACACCGGAGAGAGGCCCTACAGGTGTGACGACTGCAGCAAGTGCTTCAGGGAGAGCTCCAAGCTGCTCATCCACCGGCGTGTCCACACCGGGGAGAAGCCCTACCTGTGCCCGGACTGCGGGAAGGGTTTCAGCCAGCGCTTGCACCTTGTCCAGCACCATCACACCCACACTGTGCCCTACAAGTGTGCCGAGTGTGGGACCGGCTTCGGTGACAACTCCACCCTCATCCCTCATCATTGGACCCACAGTGGGGAGAAACCCTTCCAGTGCTCCCACTGTGACAAGAGCTTCACTTGCCACTACTACCTACTGTCCCACTAG